The proteins below come from a single Burkholderia contaminans genomic window:
- a CDS encoding NTP transferase domain-containing protein encodes MRAIILAAGLGLRLQQPPEAQYPKCLLRFDDVSLLERHLRVLDAAGVDEIVLGLGFQHEKVEQELKRLGRQAEIVINDRYDLGSVLTVHTVADAMTRGGDVLLMDADVLYDENILHALVADSDRAVDRLLIDRDFEAGDEPVKLCLKDGVPVELRKQLAVDLEYDTIGESVGFFRFTEGTARRLATIVAGYVDSGRANMPHEEAVRDLLLEGGHSFDVADVTGSPWIEIDFPNDVARATQEILPLIQRTTAGVAR; translated from the coding sequence ATGCGAGCCATCATTCTTGCGGCAGGCCTCGGCTTGCGCCTGCAACAACCGCCCGAGGCGCAGTACCCGAAGTGCCTGCTGCGCTTCGACGACGTTTCGCTGCTCGAGCGCCATCTGCGCGTACTCGATGCCGCGGGCGTCGACGAGATCGTGCTTGGGCTCGGCTTCCAGCACGAGAAGGTCGAGCAGGAATTGAAGCGCCTCGGCCGCCAGGCCGAGATCGTGATCAACGACCGCTACGACCTCGGCAGCGTGCTGACCGTGCATACCGTCGCCGATGCGATGACGCGCGGCGGCGACGTGCTGCTGATGGACGCCGACGTGCTGTATGACGAGAACATCCTGCACGCGCTGGTGGCCGATTCCGACCGCGCGGTCGACCGCCTGCTGATCGATCGAGACTTCGAAGCCGGCGACGAGCCCGTCAAGCTGTGCCTGAAGGACGGCGTGCCGGTCGAGCTGCGCAAGCAGCTCGCGGTCGACCTCGAGTACGACACGATCGGCGAATCGGTCGGCTTCTTCCGCTTCACCGAAGGCACCGCGCGCCGCCTCGCGACGATCGTCGCGGGCTACGTCGACAGCGGCCGCGCGAACATGCCGCACGAAGAAGCCGTGCGCGACCTGCTGCTCGAAGGCGGTCACTCGTTCGACGTCGCCGACGTCACCGGCTCGCCGTGGATCGAGATCGACTTCCCGAACGACGTCGCTCGCGCCACGCAAGAAATCCTCCCCCTGATTCAACGCACCACCGCAGGAGTCGCACGATGA
- a CDS encoding 2-aminoethylphosphonate aminotransferase, giving the protein MLLLNPGPVTLTERVRRSLLQPDLCHRESEFFDLQDEARARLVAAYELDPAEWAAVLMTGSGTAAVESMIAALVPKDGKLLVIENGVYGERITQIATQYGIAHDVLKHEWMQAPDLAQIGAKLDAGGYSHVAVIHHETTTGRLNDLAAIAEVCRARSVKMLVDGVSSFGAEAIDFAGGDIDAVAATANKCLHGVPGAAFVIVRRSALVKAASRTYYLDLGRLAKLQDQRNTPFTPSVHAYYALVEALREFDEAGGWRARHAHYKALADQAQAGLAARGMPLVLPEGESSVVLRAYRLPQGVTYETLHDGLKARGFVIYAGQGGLSKELFRISTMGAIQAADVERLLEGFTALTR; this is encoded by the coding sequence ATGCTGCTGCTGAACCCCGGCCCGGTCACGCTCACCGAACGCGTGCGCCGCAGCCTGCTGCAACCCGATCTGTGCCATCGCGAAAGCGAATTCTTCGATCTGCAGGACGAGGCGCGTGCGCGTCTCGTCGCCGCGTATGAACTCGATCCGGCTGAGTGGGCAGCCGTGCTGATGACGGGGTCGGGCACGGCCGCGGTCGAAAGCATGATCGCCGCGCTCGTGCCGAAGGACGGCAAGCTGCTCGTGATCGAGAACGGTGTGTATGGCGAGCGGATTACGCAGATCGCGACGCAGTACGGGATCGCGCATGATGTGCTCAAGCATGAGTGGATGCAGGCGCCCGATCTCGCGCAGATTGGTGCGAAGCTCGATGCGGGTGGCTATTCGCACGTTGCCGTGATTCATCATGAAACGACGACCGGTCGCCTGAACGATCTCGCCGCGATCGCGGAAGTCTGCCGTGCGCGAAGCGTGAAGATGCTTGTCGATGGTGTGAGCAGCTTTGGTGCGGAAGCGATCGATTTTGCCGGTGGCGATATCGATGCCGTGGCTGCGACCGCGAACAAGTGCCTGCACGGTGTGCCGGGCGCGGCGTTCGTGATCGTGCGCCGTAGTGCGCTCGTGAAGGCGGCGAGCCGCACTTACTACCTCGATCTCGGTCGTCTCGCGAAGCTGCAGGACCAGCGCAATACGCCGTTCACGCCTTCCGTGCATGCGTATTACGCACTCGTCGAAGCGCTGCGCGAGTTTGATGAGGCTGGCGGCTGGCGTGCGCGGCATGCGCATTACAAGGCGCTGGCTGATCAGGCGCAAGCCGGGCTCGCTGCGCGCGGGATGCCGCTGGTGCTGCCGGAAGGCGAATCGTCGGTTGTGCTACGTGCGTACCGGTTGCCGCAAGGTGTGACGTACGAGACGCTGCACGACGGGCTGAAGGCGCGTGGCTTCGTGATCTATGCGGGGCAAGGCGGGTTGTCGAAGGAGCTGTTCCGGATTTCGACGATGGGCGCGATTCAGGCGGCGGATGTCGAGCGGTTGCTGGAGGGGTTTACGGCGTTGACGCGGTAA
- a CDS encoding HpnL family protein codes for MTRAGLILLSLGTALFVALLAWQGVGAVASTFLAAGWGLALVAAFHVVPLVIDAMAISVMFRPGQPGAELGNALRARWVGESVNSLLPAGQIGGPVLMVRHLAQRGTRMADAAAAVTVSTTMQALSQMAFALIGIAAFSLYATHESVAHLRTPALIATGVLGALAVAFYAAQRRGLFGRGLRLASKLLGPRDWSSLATRADAIDDAVGALYRDRAKVAKTFALSLVGWIVGTAEVWLALHFLGHPVSWLDALLLESVGQAIRGAAFAIPGSLGAQEGGYLLLAPLVGLPPDAALALSLAKRARELALGLPGLLYLHFSERNWQRRRAPQPLAD; via the coding sequence ATGACACGCGCCGGCCTTATCCTGCTGTCCCTCGGGACCGCACTCTTCGTTGCACTCCTTGCCTGGCAGGGCGTCGGCGCGGTGGCGTCCACGTTCCTCGCGGCCGGCTGGGGGCTCGCGCTCGTCGCGGCGTTCCACGTCGTGCCGCTCGTGATCGACGCGATGGCGATCTCCGTGATGTTCCGCCCCGGCCAGCCGGGTGCCGAGCTCGGCAACGCGCTGCGCGCGCGCTGGGTCGGCGAATCGGTGAACAGCCTGCTGCCCGCCGGGCAGATCGGCGGCCCGGTGCTGATGGTGCGCCACCTCGCGCAGCGCGGCACGCGAATGGCCGACGCGGCGGCAGCCGTCACGGTCAGCACGACGATGCAGGCGCTCTCGCAGATGGCGTTCGCGCTGATCGGCATCGCCGCGTTCAGCCTGTATGCGACGCACGAATCGGTCGCGCACCTGCGCACACCCGCGCTGATCGCCACCGGCGTGCTCGGCGCCCTCGCCGTCGCGTTCTATGCGGCGCAGCGGCGCGGGCTGTTCGGCCGCGGCCTGCGCCTCGCGTCGAAGCTGCTCGGCCCGCGCGACTGGTCGTCGCTGGCCACCCGCGCCGATGCGATCGACGACGCGGTGGGCGCGCTGTACCGCGATCGCGCGAAGGTCGCGAAGACCTTCGCATTGAGTCTCGTCGGCTGGATCGTCGGCACCGCGGAAGTGTGGCTCGCGCTGCACTTCCTCGGGCATCCGGTGAGCTGGCTCGACGCGCTGCTGCTCGAGAGTGTCGGCCAGGCCATTCGTGGCGCGGCCTTCGCGATCCCGGGCTCGCTCGGCGCGCAGGAAGGCGGTTACCTGCTTCTCGCGCCGCTGGTCGGACTGCCGCCCGACGCGGCGCTCGCGCTGTCGCTTGCGAAACGCGCGCGCGAACTCGCGCTCGGCCTGCCCGGCCTGCTCTATCTGCATTTCAGTGAAAGAAACTGGCAGCGGCGCCGTGCGCCGCAGCCGCTCGCCGACTGA
- a CDS encoding acetyl-CoA hydrolase/transferase family protein, with protein sequence MSSSRILAPALRSLVRTADEAAALIRPGMTVAMSGFTGSGYPKAVPAALAAHIDAAHTRGEDFRINVLTGASTAPELDGALARTNGISMRLPYQSDPTLRDKINGGEVDYQDVHLSHVAQYAWFGLYGDLDVAIVEVAGIREDGLLIPSASIGNNKTWLERAKHVILEVNSRQPLGLDGMHDVYYGTALPPHRKPIPLTKSDDRIGEPYLRCPADKIVAIVETDAPDRSNAFSAPDATSKQIAHQLIDFLRHEVKRGRLPENLLPLQSGVGNITNAVLAELSSAGFSNLTAYTEVIQDGMLDLLQDGTLSFASATALSLSPAAVQRFADEIATFREKIVLRPQEISNHPELVRRLGCIAMNGMIEADIYGNVNSTHVMGTKIQNGIGGSGDFARNGYLSCFMSASTAKGGAISRIVPMASHVDHTEHDVAVVVTEQGLADLRGLSPKQRARKIIATCAHPDYRPMLEDYFERASRESFGKHTPHLLAEALSWHERYVRTGTMKA encoded by the coding sequence ATGTCTTCATCACGCATCCTCGCTCCCGCCCTGCGTTCGCTCGTCCGCACCGCCGACGAAGCCGCCGCGCTGATCCGTCCCGGCATGACCGTCGCCATGAGCGGCTTCACGGGCTCCGGCTATCCGAAGGCCGTGCCGGCCGCACTTGCCGCCCACATCGACGCGGCGCACACGCGCGGCGAGGACTTCCGGATCAACGTACTGACGGGCGCATCGACCGCGCCGGAACTCGACGGCGCGCTCGCCCGCACCAACGGCATCTCGATGCGCCTGCCGTACCAGTCCGACCCGACGTTGCGCGACAAGATCAACGGCGGCGAAGTCGACTACCAGGACGTCCACCTGAGCCACGTCGCGCAGTACGCATGGTTCGGGCTGTACGGCGATCTCGACGTCGCGATCGTCGAAGTCGCGGGCATCCGCGAGGACGGCCTGCTGATTCCGTCCGCGTCGATCGGCAACAACAAGACCTGGCTCGAACGCGCGAAGCACGTGATCCTCGAGGTCAACTCGCGCCAGCCGCTCGGCCTCGACGGGATGCACGACGTCTATTACGGCACCGCGCTGCCGCCGCACCGCAAGCCGATTCCGCTGACGAAGAGCGACGACCGGATCGGCGAGCCGTACCTGCGCTGCCCGGCCGACAAGATCGTCGCGATCGTCGAGACCGACGCGCCGGATCGCAGCAACGCGTTCTCCGCGCCGGACGCGACGTCGAAGCAGATCGCGCATCAACTGATCGACTTCCTGCGTCACGAAGTGAAGCGCGGCCGCCTGCCGGAAAACCTGCTGCCGCTGCAGTCGGGTGTCGGCAACATCACGAACGCGGTGCTCGCGGAGCTCAGCTCGGCCGGCTTCTCGAACCTGACCGCGTACACCGAGGTGATCCAGGACGGCATGCTCGACCTGCTGCAGGACGGCACGTTGAGCTTCGCATCGGCCACCGCGCTGTCGCTGAGCCCGGCCGCCGTGCAGCGCTTCGCCGACGAAATCGCGACGTTCCGCGAGAAGATCGTGCTGCGCCCGCAGGAGATCAGCAACCATCCGGAACTCGTGCGCCGCCTCGGCTGCATCGCGATGAACGGGATGATCGAGGCCGACATCTACGGCAACGTGAACTCGACGCACGTGATGGGCACGAAGATCCAGAACGGCATCGGCGGCTCGGGCGACTTCGCGCGCAACGGCTACCTGTCGTGTTTCATGTCGGCGAGTACCGCAAAGGGCGGCGCGATCTCGCGGATCGTGCCGATGGCGAGCCACGTCGACCACACCGAGCACGACGTCGCGGTGGTCGTCACCGAGCAGGGTCTCGCGGACTTGCGCGGCCTGTCGCCGAAGCAGCGCGCACGCAAGATCATCGCGACCTGCGCGCACCCCGATTACCGGCCGATGCTCGAGGATTACTTCGAGCGCGCGTCGCGCGAAAGCTTCGGCAAGCATACGCCGCACCTGCTCGCCGAGGCGCTGTCGTGGCATGAGCGCTACGTGCGCACCGGCACGATGAAGGCCTGA
- a CDS encoding AraC family transcriptional regulator — translation MNLTRQRPLTISAHFLHGMLRAVSTRHGKDATAQVLASAAIPQSLLDQPDARITRQQYVALYRTVAATLDDEMLGLWSRPIRGGTLKYLMLSLLDAPTVLIAFNRFVRFWNLLLDDYRLHISTKNDLVRLALVERMPGTQVTPLAHELMMKLAHGIASWLLGRELALQRVEFSFARPRHVEDYAFLFPGAVQFDAGMTSIRFSYQDCAEPFRREKHELWAFLNAAPGAWTFSVFHQGSIVAKARELLERNIAQPLTIQALAQALHTSVRTLNRRFAEEGTHFQQVKDGLRRDIAVDRLTNSNTSVAVLAFDLGFSDATGFCRAFKHWTGSSPTDYRKDTRRDE, via the coding sequence ATGAATCTCACCCGGCAACGTCCTCTCACGATTTCGGCGCACTTCCTGCACGGGATGTTGCGTGCCGTTAGCACGCGTCACGGAAAGGACGCGACGGCACAGGTCCTCGCGAGTGCGGCCATTCCGCAGTCTCTTCTCGATCAACCCGACGCACGCATCACTCGGCAGCAGTACGTCGCGTTGTATCGGACGGTCGCGGCGACGCTCGATGACGAGATGCTGGGGTTATGGTCCAGGCCGATCAGGGGCGGCACGTTGAAGTACCTGATGCTCAGCCTGCTGGACGCGCCGACGGTATTGATCGCGTTCAATCGTTTCGTTCGTTTCTGGAATTTGCTGCTGGACGACTACCGGCTGCACATCTCGACGAAGAATGATCTGGTGCGGTTGGCGCTGGTGGAGCGAATGCCCGGCACGCAGGTGACGCCGCTCGCACATGAGTTGATGATGAAGCTGGCGCACGGCATAGCTTCCTGGCTACTCGGCAGGGAACTTGCGCTGCAACGGGTCGAGTTCAGTTTCGCCAGGCCCAGGCATGTCGAAGACTATGCATTTCTGTTCCCCGGGGCGGTGCAGTTCGATGCCGGGATGACGAGTATCCGTTTCTCGTACCAGGATTGTGCCGAGCCGTTCAGACGCGAAAAGCACGAACTATGGGCGTTCCTGAACGCCGCGCCTGGAGCCTGGACCTTCAGCGTATTTCATCAAGGTTCGATCGTGGCCAAAGCACGCGAGCTTCTCGAACGGAATATTGCGCAGCCGCTGACGATACAGGCGCTCGCGCAGGCGTTGCATACGTCGGTACGCACGCTCAATCGTAGATTTGCGGAAGAAGGCACCCATTTCCAGCAAGTGAAAGACGGGCTGCGCCGGGATATCGCGGTCGATCGGCTGACGAACTCGAACACCAGCGTCGCGGTGCTGGCATTCGATCTTGGTTTTTCCGACGCCACCGGTTTTTGCCGCGCGTTCAAACATTGGACCGGCAGCAGTCCTACGGACTATCGCAAGGATACGCGTCGGGATGAGTGA
- a CDS encoding CDP-alcohol phosphatidyltransferase family protein — protein MDQRKTATRSEPPLPRTWDARLARSLVRPLVDTPVTPNHLTTVRLLIGLAGAWCLAHGGFGWSNAGAFLIVLSNFVDHTDGELARISGKSSKIGHFYDLAADALVTVALFVSMGVGIVAQGGQMAASPVLLGAVAGAAVALIFFLRMRIESFAGKAGTKQAFAGGFETEDVLYLLPLVTLFDGVEPFLLAASIGAPLFAAWVVFDWWRIVRRGNVSQNPTEIQASK, from the coding sequence ATGGACCAAAGAAAAACCGCCACACGTTCCGAACCGCCCCTGCCTCGCACCTGGGATGCGCGGCTCGCGCGCTCGCTTGTCCGACCGCTCGTCGACACGCCCGTCACCCCGAATCACCTCACTACCGTTCGCCTGCTGATCGGCCTCGCCGGCGCCTGGTGCCTCGCGCACGGCGGCTTCGGCTGGAGCAATGCAGGCGCGTTCCTGATCGTGCTGTCGAACTTCGTCGACCACACCGATGGCGAGCTCGCGCGCATCAGCGGGAAATCCAGCAAGATCGGTCATTTTTACGACCTCGCGGCAGACGCGCTCGTCACGGTCGCGCTGTTCGTCAGCATGGGCGTCGGCATCGTCGCCCAGGGCGGCCAGATGGCTGCGTCGCCGGTGCTGCTCGGCGCGGTGGCCGGCGCGGCCGTTGCACTGATCTTCTTCCTGCGCATGCGGATCGAATCGTTCGCCGGCAAGGCCGGCACCAAGCAGGCATTCGCCGGCGGCTTCGAGACCGAAGACGTGCTTTACCTGCTGCCGCTCGTGACGCTGTTCGACGGCGTCGAGCCGTTCCTGCTCGCGGCGTCGATCGGCGCCCCGCTGTTCGCCGCGTGGGTCGTGTTCGACTGGTGGCGCATCGTCCGGCGCGGCAACGTTTCGCAGAACCCTACTGAAATCCAGGCTTCCAAATGA
- the aepX gene encoding phosphoenolpyruvate mutase: MNAREPNFTESRSARLRRMLVSSDLEFLMEAHNGLSARIVREAGFKGIWASGLAISAQFGVRDNNEASWTQVVDVLEFMADASDLPILLDGDTGYGNFNNVRRLVKKLEQRGIAGVCIEDKQFPKTNSFIGGERQPLAEIDEFCGKIKAGKDSQTDPDFSIVARVEALIAGWGMDEALRRANAYAEAGADAILIHSKLSRPDEILQFAREWSGKAPLVIVPTKYYSTPTDVFRQAGISTVIWANHLIRASASAMQATAREIHESETLINVEDRVASVNEIFRLQDADEYSAAERIYLSSSSRASNAAIVLAASRGKGLEAVTEDKPKVMLPVAGKPLLRWLVDGFKTHGVNDITVVGGYRADAIDTSGIKLVVNERHAQTGELASLACAADRLTGDTVISYGDLLFRSYIVRDLAESEAEFSVVVDSSLTETNQSVRDFALCSAADDRGLFGQKTYLQRVSSDVAAGTPHGRWIGLLNVRGAGVDRLKAMLATLQARPDFDTLDIPSLLNELIAAGEKIEVQYVHGHWRGVNDLEDFRRAGDFAHGQTPLSEPGAGNGGAQ, translated from the coding sequence ATGAACGCACGCGAACCCAACTTCACCGAATCGCGCAGCGCACGCCTGCGCCGCATGCTCGTCAGCAGCGACCTCGAATTCCTGATGGAAGCGCACAACGGCCTGTCCGCGCGGATCGTCCGCGAAGCCGGCTTCAAGGGTATCTGGGCATCGGGCCTCGCGATCTCCGCGCAGTTCGGCGTGCGTGACAACAACGAAGCCAGCTGGACCCAGGTCGTCGACGTGCTCGAATTCATGGCGGATGCGAGCGACCTGCCGATCCTGCTCGACGGCGACACCGGCTACGGCAACTTCAACAACGTGCGCCGCCTCGTGAAGAAGCTCGAGCAGCGCGGCATCGCCGGCGTCTGTATCGAGGACAAGCAGTTTCCGAAGACCAACAGCTTCATCGGCGGCGAGCGCCAGCCGCTCGCGGAAATCGACGAATTCTGCGGCAAGATCAAGGCCGGCAAGGATTCGCAGACCGATCCCGACTTCTCGATCGTCGCGCGCGTCGAGGCGCTGATCGCCGGCTGGGGGATGGACGAGGCGCTGCGCCGCGCGAACGCATACGCAGAAGCCGGCGCCGACGCGATCCTGATCCACAGCAAGCTGTCGCGCCCGGACGAGATCCTGCAATTCGCGCGCGAATGGAGCGGCAAGGCGCCGCTCGTGATCGTGCCGACCAAGTACTACAGCACGCCGACCGACGTGTTCCGCCAGGCCGGCATCAGCACCGTGATCTGGGCGAACCACCTGATCCGCGCGTCGGCATCCGCGATGCAGGCGACCGCACGCGAGATCCACGAAAGCGAAACGCTGATCAACGTCGAGGACCGCGTTGCATCGGTCAACGAGATCTTCCGCCTGCAGGACGCCGACGAATACTCGGCGGCCGAGCGTATCTACCTGTCGTCGTCGTCGCGTGCGTCGAACGCGGCGATCGTGCTCGCCGCGAGCCGCGGCAAGGGCCTGGAAGCCGTGACCGAAGACAAGCCGAAGGTCATGCTGCCGGTCGCCGGCAAGCCGCTGCTGCGCTGGCTCGTCGACGGCTTCAAGACGCACGGCGTGAACGACATCACCGTGGTCGGCGGCTATCGCGCCGACGCGATCGACACGTCGGGCATCAAGCTCGTCGTCAACGAACGCCATGCACAGACGGGCGAACTCGCGTCGCTCGCCTGCGCGGCCGACCGCCTGACCGGCGACACCGTGATCTCGTACGGCGACCTGCTGTTCCGCAGCTACATCGTGCGCGACCTGGCGGAGAGCGAGGCCGAGTTCAGCGTGGTGGTCGATTCGTCGCTCACCGAGACCAACCAGAGCGTGCGTGATTTCGCGCTCTGCTCCGCCGCAGACGATCGCGGCCTGTTCGGCCAGAAGACGTACCTGCAACGCGTATCGAGCGACGTCGCCGCAGGCACGCCGCACGGCCGCTGGATCGGCCTGCTGAACGTGCGCGGCGCCGGTGTCGACCGCCTGAAGGCGATGCTCGCGACGCTGCAGGCGCGTCCGGATTTCGACACGCTCGATATCCCGTCGCTGCTCAACGAACTGATCGCCGCCGGCGAGAAGATCGAAGTGCAGTACGTGCACGGCCACTGGCGCGGCGTCAACGATCTCGAAGACTTCCGCCGCGCGGGCGACTTCGCGCACGGCCAGACGCCGCTGTCCGAACCGGGTGCCGGCAACGGGGGCGCGCAATGA
- a CDS encoding HalD/BesD family halogenase: MTPSTRDDSVLSPARPAPVRAAAADPDRTVADRVGTLDLDRLRGDYTRQGSFLYLDQFLPADAHAKLANAARAMQAGLNRNYLPGHKQGGSVSRHTIDEQAPYIAELYRSKALISFLEKVTGDKLMLSPDDDPHAYALYYYTKPGDHIGWHYDTSYYDGRRYTLLIGVIDESSCRLDYELHTRNPDVADEPGSVQIADGGIVLFDGDKLRHRITPLGQNEMRVSLTFEYVTNPGMRPWKRFISNMKDAIAYFGFRQVFKQLATRRTTGS, translated from the coding sequence ATGACTCCTAGCACGCGCGACGACTCCGTGCTGAGCCCGGCACGCCCCGCGCCCGTGCGCGCGGCCGCGGCCGACCCCGATCGCACCGTGGCCGACCGTGTCGGCACGCTCGACCTCGACCGCCTGCGCGGCGACTACACGCGCCAGGGCTCGTTCCTGTACCTCGACCAATTCCTGCCGGCCGACGCGCACGCGAAGCTGGCCAACGCCGCCCGCGCGATGCAGGCCGGCCTGAACCGCAATTACCTGCCCGGCCACAAGCAAGGCGGCAGCGTAAGCCGCCATACGATCGACGAACAGGCGCCGTACATCGCGGAACTGTATCGCTCGAAGGCGCTGATCTCGTTCCTCGAAAAAGTGACGGGCGACAAGCTGATGCTGTCGCCGGACGACGATCCGCACGCGTACGCGCTGTATTACTACACGAAGCCCGGCGACCACATCGGCTGGCACTACGACACGTCGTACTACGACGGCCGCCGCTACACGCTGCTGATCGGCGTGATCGACGAATCGTCGTGCCGGCTCGACTACGAGCTGCACACGCGCAATCCGGACGTGGCCGACGAACCGGGCTCCGTGCAGATCGCCGACGGCGGCATCGTGCTGTTCGACGGCGACAAGCTGCGCCACCGCATCACGCCGCTCGGCCAGAACGAGATGCGCGTGTCGCTCACGTTCGAATACGTGACGAACCCCGGCATGCGGCCGTGGAAGCGCTTCATCTCGAACATGAAGGATGCGATCGCGTATTTCGGTTTCCGCCAGGTGTTCAAGCAACTGGCGACGCGACGCACGACCGGGTCATGA
- the aepY gene encoding phosphonopyruvate decarboxylase, translated as MIEAAQFVEAARERGFDWYAGVPCSYLTPFINYVLQDPTLNYVSAANEGDAVALIAGATLGGKRGIAMMQNSGLGNAVSPLTSLTWTFRLPQLLIVTWRGQPGVADEPQHALMGTITPAMLDTMEIPWETFPTDPEQVGPALDRAIAHMDATGRPYALVMQKGSVAPYELKANPAAKPRAHVAAQSSSRAAATDAWPTRQDALQRVIAHTPVDSTVVLASTGFCGRELYAIDDRPNQLYMVGSMGCVTPLALGLALARPDLRVVAVDGDGAALMRMGVFATLGTYGPANLTHVLLDNGAHESTGGQATVSQHVSFAGVAAACGYASAVEGDTLDVLDTALAAPADGTQFVRLAIRTGVPDGLPRPTVTPVEVKNRLMRHIGAAQAEAHVEGAH; from the coding sequence ATGATCGAAGCGGCCCAGTTCGTCGAGGCCGCGCGCGAGCGTGGTTTCGACTGGTACGCGGGCGTGCCCTGCTCGTACCTGACGCCGTTCATCAATTACGTGCTGCAGGACCCGACGCTGAATTACGTGTCGGCCGCGAACGAAGGCGACGCGGTCGCGCTGATCGCGGGCGCGACGCTCGGTGGCAAGCGCGGCATCGCGATGATGCAGAACTCGGGGCTCGGCAACGCGGTGAGCCCGCTCACGTCGCTCACGTGGACGTTCCGCCTGCCGCAGCTGCTGATCGTCACGTGGCGCGGCCAGCCGGGCGTGGCCGACGAGCCGCAGCACGCGCTGATGGGCACGATCACGCCCGCGATGCTCGACACGATGGAGATCCCGTGGGAGACGTTCCCGACCGACCCCGAACAGGTCGGCCCGGCACTCGACCGCGCGATTGCGCACATGGACGCGACGGGCCGCCCGTACGCGCTCGTGATGCAGAAAGGCAGCGTCGCGCCGTATGAGCTGAAGGCCAACCCGGCCGCGAAACCGCGCGCGCATGTCGCTGCACAGTCGTCGTCGCGCGCCGCGGCGACCGACGCGTGGCCGACCCGCCAGGACGCGCTGCAGCGCGTGATCGCGCACACGCCGGTCGATTCGACCGTCGTGCTCGCGTCGACCGGCTTCTGCGGCCGCGAACTCTACGCCATCGACGACCGCCCGAACCAGCTGTATATGGTCGGCTCGATGGGCTGCGTGACGCCGCTCGCGCTCGGCCTCGCGCTTGCGCGCCCCGACCTGCGCGTGGTGGCCGTCGACGGCGACGGCGCCGCGCTGATGCGCATGGGCGTGTTCGCGACGCTCGGCACCTACGGCCCGGCGAACCTCACGCACGTGCTGCTCGACAACGGTGCGCACGAATCGACCGGTGGCCAGGCCACCGTGTCGCAACATGTTTCGTTCGCGGGTGTGGCTGCCGCGTGCGGGTATGCGTCGGCGGTCGAAGGCGACACGCTGGACGTGCTCGATACGGCGCTGGCCGCGCCGGCCGACGGTACGCAGTTCGTGCGGCTCGCGATCCGCACCGGCGTGCCCGACGGCCTGCCCCGCCCGACCGTCACGCCGGTCGAGGTCAAGAATCGCCTGATGCGGCACATCGGCGCCGCGCAGGCCGAAGCCCACGTTGAAGGAGCCCATTGA